From the genome of Malus sylvestris chromosome 6, drMalSylv7.2, whole genome shotgun sequence, one region includes:
- the LOC126626043 gene encoding oxysterol-binding protein-related protein 2A-like isoform X4, producing the protein MRVKEMHPLCCITLESAGLGDQSPDMPLSRTRSLPASLAAAQVGSDANAAIGASGSEATVAGVLHKWTNYSKGWRSRWFLLRNGVLSYAKIRRPETLSLLTPNDDVRLIGEISTHRLSQMDSGTGRRSNKPPKNVGIVHLKVNISSFRESKSDDRKFYIFTATKTLHLRTNSKSERAAWLQALVSTRSLFPHRSLNDNLSLVPTDLSVSTEGLKKRLLEEGTGEGVVQDCERIMLSEFSQLHGQLKVLCEERSNLLDTLRQFEAANYEAEASGIHDGEYQLTKHEFSSLGQGKYSECSTTESSDDIEKQEHEEVSDEDEMPFHDTQEYFTEPIISCGSMKGVVTNSNKQSDTQSQSNKGEETQTEKEVQDYKYPHVERRKELPTPVEKEKGVSLWSMIKDNVGKDLTRVCLPVYFNEPISSLQKCCEDLEYSYLLDRAYEYGKMGNSLQRVLNVAAFAVSGYASSVGRHCKPFNPLLGETYEANYPDKGIRFFSEKVSHHPTLIACHCEGRGWKFWADSNIRTKFWGRSIQLDPVGVLSLQFDDGEIFQWSKVTTSIYNLILGKVYCDHHGTMHIRGNCQHSCKLKFKEQSILDRNPHQVHGFVEDVMGQKVATLFGKWDESMHYVNGDGSGKLNPSDASLLWKSSKPPDVTRYNLTSFAMTLNELTPGLQVDMMRSSHPLIPGSGQTNGIWRMESTKRQMQRNSGWKKGKECRGNYKKTGGNPGGSREKVKVDLSAMLVAIGKHGSRENGMNAQTFLVNLTKALMIKQKGPD; encoded by the exons ATGCGGGTCAAAGAGATGCACCCGCTCTGCTGCATCACGCTCGAGAGCGCGGGTCTCGGCGACCAGTCGCCGGACATGCCTCTCTCGCGGACCCGGAGCCTTCCAGCGAGTCTGGCCGCGGCGCAGGTCGGATCTGACGCAAATGCCGCCATCGGGGCATCGGGATCTGAGGCCACCGTCGCCGGAGTCCTCCACAAGTGGACGAATTACAGCAAGGGGTGGAGATCCAGGTGGTTCCTCCTCCGCAACGGCGTCCTCTCCTACGCCAAGATACGACGACCCGAAACGCTGAGCCTGTTGACCCCAAACGACGACGTTCGACTCATTGGCGAGATCTCCACTCACCGACTTTCCCAGATGGACAGCGGGACCGGAAGGCGGAGCAACAAGCCCCCGAAAAACGTTGGAATCGTCCACCTCAAggtaaat ATCTCATCCTTCAGAGAAAGCAAGTCTGACGATCGGAAGTTTTACATATTTACTGCTACGAAGACCCTTCATTTAAGGACTAATTCAAAGAGCGAGCGGGCGGCTTGGCTACAAGCTTTGGTCTCAACTCGGAGTCTTTTTCCTCATAGATCCTTGAATGATAACCTCTCTCTTGTACCAACTGATTTATCTGTATCAACCGAAGGACTGAAAAAGCGCCTGCTTGAAGAAGGAACCGGTGAGGGTGTTGTACAGGATTGCGAGCGGATAATGCTCTCGGAATTCTCTCAATTACATGGACAGCTGAAGGTTCTATGTGAAGAACGATCAAATTTACTGGACACATTAAGGCAATTCGAG GCAGCCAATTATGAAGCTGAAGCCTCTGGAATTCATGATGGGGAATACCAATTGACGAAGCATGAGTTTTCTAGTTTGGGACAGGGAAAATATAGTG AGTGCAGCACAACTGAGTCATCTGACGATATTGAGAAACAAGAGCATGAGGAAGTGTCAGATGAAGACGAAATGCCATTTCATGACACACAAGAGTATTTCACTGAACCCATCATAAGTTGTGGGTCTATGAAAGGAGTGGTAACTAACAGTAATAAGCAAAGTGACACTCAAAGTCAATCTAATAAAGGTGAGGAGACACAAACTGAGAAGGAAGTTCAGGATTATAAATACCCACAcgttgaaagaagaaaagagcttCCCACTCCAGTTGAGAAGGAGAAAGGGGTCAGCCTTTGGTCTATGATTAAAGACAATGTGGGAAAGGATCTCACTCGAGTATGCCTTCCTGTGTACTTTAATGAGCCAATATCATCTCTTCAGAAGTGTTGTGAGGATTTGGAGTACTCGTATCTTTTGGACCGTGCATATGAGTATGGGAAAATG GGAAACAGTCTCCAAAGGGTTCTAAATGTTGCTGCATTTGCGGTTTCTGGATATGCATCATCTGTAGGGCGGCACTGCAAGCCATTCAATCCCTTGTTAGGGGAAACTTATGAAGCTAACTATCCTGATAAAGGAATTCGCTTCTTCTCCGAAAAG GTTAGTCACCATCCAACACTCATTGCCTGCCATTGTGAAGGTAGAGGGTGGAAGTTCTGGGCTGACAGCAATATCCGCACTAAATTTTGGGGGCGATCAATTCAGCTTGACCCTGTTGGAGTTCTGAGCTTGCAGTTTGATGATGGTGAAATTTTCCAGTGGAGCAAG GTCACAACAAGCATATATAATCTAATTCTTGGTAAAGTGTATTGTGATCACCATGGTACAATGCATATACGTGGTAATTGTCAGCATTCATGCAAACTGAAGTTCAAAGAGCAATCGATTCTTGACCGAAATCCTCACCAG GTCCATGGATTTGTGGAAGATGTCATGGGGCAAAAGGTTGCTACGTTATTTGGGAAGTGGGATGAAAGCATGCATTATGTTAATGGTGATGGGAGTGGCAAGTTAAATCCTTCAGATGCTTCGTTGTTGTGGAAAAGTAGTAAACCTCCTGATGTCACACGATACAACTTAACGTCATTCGCAATGACACTGAATGAACTAACACCTGGACTGCAGGTAGACATGAT GAGAAGCTCCCACCCACTGATTCCAGGCTCAGGCCAGACCAACGGCATCTGGAGAATGGAGAGTACGAAAAGGCAAATGCAGAGAAACAGCGGCTGGAAAAAAGGCAAAGAATG TCGAGGAAACTACAAGAAAACGGGTGGAAACCCAGGTGGTTCGAGAGAGAAGGTGAAGGTGGACCTTTCCGCTATGTTGGTGGCTATTGGGAAACACGGAAGCAGGGAAAATGGGATGAATGCCCAGACATTTTTGGTGAATTTAACGAAGGCCTTGATGATCAAACAGAAGGGTCCTGATTAA
- the LOC126626043 gene encoding oxysterol-binding protein-related protein 2A-like isoform X1: MRVKEMHPLCCITLESAGLGDQSPDMPLSRTRSLPASLAAAQVGSDANAAIGASGSEATVAGVLHKWTNYSKGWRSRWFLLRNGVLSYAKIRRPETLSLLTPNDDVRLIGEISTHRLSQMDSGTGRRSNKPPKNVGIVHLKVNEKAWKEGSDRTVGTVFDLKNGSGKDSISSFRESKSDDRKFYIFTATKTLHLRTNSKSERAAWLQALVSTRSLFPHRSLNDNLSLVPTDLSVSTEGLKKRLLEEGTGEGVVQDCERIMLSEFSQLHGQLKVLCEERSNLLDTLRQFEAANYEAEASGIHDGEYQLTKHEFSSLGQGKYSECSTTESSDDIEKQEHEEVSDEDEMPFHDTQEYFTEPIISCGSMKGVVTNSNKQSDTQSQSNKGEETQTEKEVQDYKYPHVERRKELPTPVEKEKGVSLWSMIKDNVGKDLTRVCLPVYFNEPISSLQKCCEDLEYSYLLDRAYEYGKMGNSLQRVLNVAAFAVSGYASSVGRHCKPFNPLLGETYEANYPDKGIRFFSEKVSHHPTLIACHCEGRGWKFWADSNIRTKFWGRSIQLDPVGVLSLQFDDGEIFQWSKVTTSIYNLILGKVYCDHHGTMHIRGNCQHSCKLKFKEQSILDRNPHQVHGFVEDVMGQKVATLFGKWDESMHYVNGDGSGKLNPSDASLLWKSSKPPDVTRYNLTSFAMTLNELTPGLQVDMMRSSHPLIPGSGQTNGIWRMESTKRQMQRNSGWKKGKECRGNYKKTGGNPGGSREKVKVDLSAMLVAIGKHGSRENGMNAQTFLVNLTKALMIKQKGPD; encoded by the exons ATGCGGGTCAAAGAGATGCACCCGCTCTGCTGCATCACGCTCGAGAGCGCGGGTCTCGGCGACCAGTCGCCGGACATGCCTCTCTCGCGGACCCGGAGCCTTCCAGCGAGTCTGGCCGCGGCGCAGGTCGGATCTGACGCAAATGCCGCCATCGGGGCATCGGGATCTGAGGCCACCGTCGCCGGAGTCCTCCACAAGTGGACGAATTACAGCAAGGGGTGGAGATCCAGGTGGTTCCTCCTCCGCAACGGCGTCCTCTCCTACGCCAAGATACGACGACCCGAAACGCTGAGCCTGTTGACCCCAAACGACGACGTTCGACTCATTGGCGAGATCTCCACTCACCGACTTTCCCAGATGGACAGCGGGACCGGAAGGCGGAGCAACAAGCCCCCGAAAAACGTTGGAATCGTCCACCTCAAggtaaat gaaaaggCATGGAAAGAAGGCAGTGATCGGACGGTGGGGACGGTGTTTGATCTGAAAAATGGAAGTGGGAAGGATTCT ATCTCATCCTTCAGAGAAAGCAAGTCTGACGATCGGAAGTTTTACATATTTACTGCTACGAAGACCCTTCATTTAAGGACTAATTCAAAGAGCGAGCGGGCGGCTTGGCTACAAGCTTTGGTCTCAACTCGGAGTCTTTTTCCTCATAGATCCTTGAATGATAACCTCTCTCTTGTACCAACTGATTTATCTGTATCAACCGAAGGACTGAAAAAGCGCCTGCTTGAAGAAGGAACCGGTGAGGGTGTTGTACAGGATTGCGAGCGGATAATGCTCTCGGAATTCTCTCAATTACATGGACAGCTGAAGGTTCTATGTGAAGAACGATCAAATTTACTGGACACATTAAGGCAATTCGAG GCAGCCAATTATGAAGCTGAAGCCTCTGGAATTCATGATGGGGAATACCAATTGACGAAGCATGAGTTTTCTAGTTTGGGACAGGGAAAATATAGTG AGTGCAGCACAACTGAGTCATCTGACGATATTGAGAAACAAGAGCATGAGGAAGTGTCAGATGAAGACGAAATGCCATTTCATGACACACAAGAGTATTTCACTGAACCCATCATAAGTTGTGGGTCTATGAAAGGAGTGGTAACTAACAGTAATAAGCAAAGTGACACTCAAAGTCAATCTAATAAAGGTGAGGAGACACAAACTGAGAAGGAAGTTCAGGATTATAAATACCCACAcgttgaaagaagaaaagagcttCCCACTCCAGTTGAGAAGGAGAAAGGGGTCAGCCTTTGGTCTATGATTAAAGACAATGTGGGAAAGGATCTCACTCGAGTATGCCTTCCTGTGTACTTTAATGAGCCAATATCATCTCTTCAGAAGTGTTGTGAGGATTTGGAGTACTCGTATCTTTTGGACCGTGCATATGAGTATGGGAAAATG GGAAACAGTCTCCAAAGGGTTCTAAATGTTGCTGCATTTGCGGTTTCTGGATATGCATCATCTGTAGGGCGGCACTGCAAGCCATTCAATCCCTTGTTAGGGGAAACTTATGAAGCTAACTATCCTGATAAAGGAATTCGCTTCTTCTCCGAAAAG GTTAGTCACCATCCAACACTCATTGCCTGCCATTGTGAAGGTAGAGGGTGGAAGTTCTGGGCTGACAGCAATATCCGCACTAAATTTTGGGGGCGATCAATTCAGCTTGACCCTGTTGGAGTTCTGAGCTTGCAGTTTGATGATGGTGAAATTTTCCAGTGGAGCAAG GTCACAACAAGCATATATAATCTAATTCTTGGTAAAGTGTATTGTGATCACCATGGTACAATGCATATACGTGGTAATTGTCAGCATTCATGCAAACTGAAGTTCAAAGAGCAATCGATTCTTGACCGAAATCCTCACCAG GTCCATGGATTTGTGGAAGATGTCATGGGGCAAAAGGTTGCTACGTTATTTGGGAAGTGGGATGAAAGCATGCATTATGTTAATGGTGATGGGAGTGGCAAGTTAAATCCTTCAGATGCTTCGTTGTTGTGGAAAAGTAGTAAACCTCCTGATGTCACACGATACAACTTAACGTCATTCGCAATGACACTGAATGAACTAACACCTGGACTGCAGGTAGACATGAT GAGAAGCTCCCACCCACTGATTCCAGGCTCAGGCCAGACCAACGGCATCTGGAGAATGGAGAGTACGAAAAGGCAAATGCAGAGAAACAGCGGCTGGAAAAAAGGCAAAGAATG TCGAGGAAACTACAAGAAAACGGGTGGAAACCCAGGTGGTTCGAGAGAGAAGGTGAAGGTGGACCTTTCCGCTATGTTGGTGGCTATTGGGAAACACGGAAGCAGGGAAAATGGGATGAATGCCCAGACATTTTTGGTGAATTTAACGAAGGCCTTGATGATCAAACAGAAGGGTCCTGATTAA
- the LOC126626043 gene encoding oxysterol-binding protein-related protein 2A-like isoform X2 — translation MRVKEMHPLCCITLESAGLGDQSPDMPLSRTRSLPASLAAAQVGSDANAAIGASGSEATVAGVLHKWTNYSKGWRSRWFLLRNGVLSYAKIRRPETLSLLTPNDDVRLIGEISTHRLSQMDSGTGRRSNKPPKNVGIVHLKEKAWKEGSDRTVGTVFDLKNGSGKDSISSFRESKSDDRKFYIFTATKTLHLRTNSKSERAAWLQALVSTRSLFPHRSLNDNLSLVPTDLSVSTEGLKKRLLEEGTGEGVVQDCERIMLSEFSQLHGQLKVLCEERSNLLDTLRQFEAANYEAEASGIHDGEYQLTKHEFSSLGQGKYSECSTTESSDDIEKQEHEEVSDEDEMPFHDTQEYFTEPIISCGSMKGVVTNSNKQSDTQSQSNKGEETQTEKEVQDYKYPHVERRKELPTPVEKEKGVSLWSMIKDNVGKDLTRVCLPVYFNEPISSLQKCCEDLEYSYLLDRAYEYGKMGNSLQRVLNVAAFAVSGYASSVGRHCKPFNPLLGETYEANYPDKGIRFFSEKVSHHPTLIACHCEGRGWKFWADSNIRTKFWGRSIQLDPVGVLSLQFDDGEIFQWSKVTTSIYNLILGKVYCDHHGTMHIRGNCQHSCKLKFKEQSILDRNPHQVHGFVEDVMGQKVATLFGKWDESMHYVNGDGSGKLNPSDASLLWKSSKPPDVTRYNLTSFAMTLNELTPGLQVDMMRSSHPLIPGSGQTNGIWRMESTKRQMQRNSGWKKGKECRGNYKKTGGNPGGSREKVKVDLSAMLVAIGKHGSRENGMNAQTFLVNLTKALMIKQKGPD, via the exons ATGCGGGTCAAAGAGATGCACCCGCTCTGCTGCATCACGCTCGAGAGCGCGGGTCTCGGCGACCAGTCGCCGGACATGCCTCTCTCGCGGACCCGGAGCCTTCCAGCGAGTCTGGCCGCGGCGCAGGTCGGATCTGACGCAAATGCCGCCATCGGGGCATCGGGATCTGAGGCCACCGTCGCCGGAGTCCTCCACAAGTGGACGAATTACAGCAAGGGGTGGAGATCCAGGTGGTTCCTCCTCCGCAACGGCGTCCTCTCCTACGCCAAGATACGACGACCCGAAACGCTGAGCCTGTTGACCCCAAACGACGACGTTCGACTCATTGGCGAGATCTCCACTCACCGACTTTCCCAGATGGACAGCGGGACCGGAAGGCGGAGCAACAAGCCCCCGAAAAACGTTGGAATCGTCCACCTCAAg gaaaaggCATGGAAAGAAGGCAGTGATCGGACGGTGGGGACGGTGTTTGATCTGAAAAATGGAAGTGGGAAGGATTCT ATCTCATCCTTCAGAGAAAGCAAGTCTGACGATCGGAAGTTTTACATATTTACTGCTACGAAGACCCTTCATTTAAGGACTAATTCAAAGAGCGAGCGGGCGGCTTGGCTACAAGCTTTGGTCTCAACTCGGAGTCTTTTTCCTCATAGATCCTTGAATGATAACCTCTCTCTTGTACCAACTGATTTATCTGTATCAACCGAAGGACTGAAAAAGCGCCTGCTTGAAGAAGGAACCGGTGAGGGTGTTGTACAGGATTGCGAGCGGATAATGCTCTCGGAATTCTCTCAATTACATGGACAGCTGAAGGTTCTATGTGAAGAACGATCAAATTTACTGGACACATTAAGGCAATTCGAG GCAGCCAATTATGAAGCTGAAGCCTCTGGAATTCATGATGGGGAATACCAATTGACGAAGCATGAGTTTTCTAGTTTGGGACAGGGAAAATATAGTG AGTGCAGCACAACTGAGTCATCTGACGATATTGAGAAACAAGAGCATGAGGAAGTGTCAGATGAAGACGAAATGCCATTTCATGACACACAAGAGTATTTCACTGAACCCATCATAAGTTGTGGGTCTATGAAAGGAGTGGTAACTAACAGTAATAAGCAAAGTGACACTCAAAGTCAATCTAATAAAGGTGAGGAGACACAAACTGAGAAGGAAGTTCAGGATTATAAATACCCACAcgttgaaagaagaaaagagcttCCCACTCCAGTTGAGAAGGAGAAAGGGGTCAGCCTTTGGTCTATGATTAAAGACAATGTGGGAAAGGATCTCACTCGAGTATGCCTTCCTGTGTACTTTAATGAGCCAATATCATCTCTTCAGAAGTGTTGTGAGGATTTGGAGTACTCGTATCTTTTGGACCGTGCATATGAGTATGGGAAAATG GGAAACAGTCTCCAAAGGGTTCTAAATGTTGCTGCATTTGCGGTTTCTGGATATGCATCATCTGTAGGGCGGCACTGCAAGCCATTCAATCCCTTGTTAGGGGAAACTTATGAAGCTAACTATCCTGATAAAGGAATTCGCTTCTTCTCCGAAAAG GTTAGTCACCATCCAACACTCATTGCCTGCCATTGTGAAGGTAGAGGGTGGAAGTTCTGGGCTGACAGCAATATCCGCACTAAATTTTGGGGGCGATCAATTCAGCTTGACCCTGTTGGAGTTCTGAGCTTGCAGTTTGATGATGGTGAAATTTTCCAGTGGAGCAAG GTCACAACAAGCATATATAATCTAATTCTTGGTAAAGTGTATTGTGATCACCATGGTACAATGCATATACGTGGTAATTGTCAGCATTCATGCAAACTGAAGTTCAAAGAGCAATCGATTCTTGACCGAAATCCTCACCAG GTCCATGGATTTGTGGAAGATGTCATGGGGCAAAAGGTTGCTACGTTATTTGGGAAGTGGGATGAAAGCATGCATTATGTTAATGGTGATGGGAGTGGCAAGTTAAATCCTTCAGATGCTTCGTTGTTGTGGAAAAGTAGTAAACCTCCTGATGTCACACGATACAACTTAACGTCATTCGCAATGACACTGAATGAACTAACACCTGGACTGCAGGTAGACATGAT GAGAAGCTCCCACCCACTGATTCCAGGCTCAGGCCAGACCAACGGCATCTGGAGAATGGAGAGTACGAAAAGGCAAATGCAGAGAAACAGCGGCTGGAAAAAAGGCAAAGAATG TCGAGGAAACTACAAGAAAACGGGTGGAAACCCAGGTGGTTCGAGAGAGAAGGTGAAGGTGGACCTTTCCGCTATGTTGGTGGCTATTGGGAAACACGGAAGCAGGGAAAATGGGATGAATGCCCAGACATTTTTGGTGAATTTAACGAAGGCCTTGATGATCAAACAGAAGGGTCCTGATTAA
- the LOC126626043 gene encoding oxysterol-binding protein-related protein 2A-like isoform X5 — MRVKEMHPLCCITLESAGLGDQSPDMPLSRTRSLPASLAAAQVGSDANAAIGASGSEATVAGVLHKWTNYSKGWRSRWFLLRNGVLSYAKIRRPETLSLLTPNDDVRLIGEISTHRLSQMDSGTGRRSNKPPKNVGIVHLKISSFRESKSDDRKFYIFTATKTLHLRTNSKSERAAWLQALVSTRSLFPHRSLNDNLSLVPTDLSVSTEGLKKRLLEEGTGEGVVQDCERIMLSEFSQLHGQLKVLCEERSNLLDTLRQFEAANYEAEASGIHDGEYQLTKHEFSSLGQGKYSECSTTESSDDIEKQEHEEVSDEDEMPFHDTQEYFTEPIISCGSMKGVVTNSNKQSDTQSQSNKGEETQTEKEVQDYKYPHVERRKELPTPVEKEKGVSLWSMIKDNVGKDLTRVCLPVYFNEPISSLQKCCEDLEYSYLLDRAYEYGKMGNSLQRVLNVAAFAVSGYASSVGRHCKPFNPLLGETYEANYPDKGIRFFSEKVSHHPTLIACHCEGRGWKFWADSNIRTKFWGRSIQLDPVGVLSLQFDDGEIFQWSKVTTSIYNLILGKVYCDHHGTMHIRGNCQHSCKLKFKEQSILDRNPHQVHGFVEDVMGQKVATLFGKWDESMHYVNGDGSGKLNPSDASLLWKSSKPPDVTRYNLTSFAMTLNELTPGLQVDMMRSSHPLIPGSGQTNGIWRMESTKRQMQRNSGWKKGKECRGNYKKTGGNPGGSREKVKVDLSAMLVAIGKHGSRENGMNAQTFLVNLTKALMIKQKGPD, encoded by the exons ATGCGGGTCAAAGAGATGCACCCGCTCTGCTGCATCACGCTCGAGAGCGCGGGTCTCGGCGACCAGTCGCCGGACATGCCTCTCTCGCGGACCCGGAGCCTTCCAGCGAGTCTGGCCGCGGCGCAGGTCGGATCTGACGCAAATGCCGCCATCGGGGCATCGGGATCTGAGGCCACCGTCGCCGGAGTCCTCCACAAGTGGACGAATTACAGCAAGGGGTGGAGATCCAGGTGGTTCCTCCTCCGCAACGGCGTCCTCTCCTACGCCAAGATACGACGACCCGAAACGCTGAGCCTGTTGACCCCAAACGACGACGTTCGACTCATTGGCGAGATCTCCACTCACCGACTTTCCCAGATGGACAGCGGGACCGGAAGGCGGAGCAACAAGCCCCCGAAAAACGTTGGAATCGTCCACCTCAAg ATCTCATCCTTCAGAGAAAGCAAGTCTGACGATCGGAAGTTTTACATATTTACTGCTACGAAGACCCTTCATTTAAGGACTAATTCAAAGAGCGAGCGGGCGGCTTGGCTACAAGCTTTGGTCTCAACTCGGAGTCTTTTTCCTCATAGATCCTTGAATGATAACCTCTCTCTTGTACCAACTGATTTATCTGTATCAACCGAAGGACTGAAAAAGCGCCTGCTTGAAGAAGGAACCGGTGAGGGTGTTGTACAGGATTGCGAGCGGATAATGCTCTCGGAATTCTCTCAATTACATGGACAGCTGAAGGTTCTATGTGAAGAACGATCAAATTTACTGGACACATTAAGGCAATTCGAG GCAGCCAATTATGAAGCTGAAGCCTCTGGAATTCATGATGGGGAATACCAATTGACGAAGCATGAGTTTTCTAGTTTGGGACAGGGAAAATATAGTG AGTGCAGCACAACTGAGTCATCTGACGATATTGAGAAACAAGAGCATGAGGAAGTGTCAGATGAAGACGAAATGCCATTTCATGACACACAAGAGTATTTCACTGAACCCATCATAAGTTGTGGGTCTATGAAAGGAGTGGTAACTAACAGTAATAAGCAAAGTGACACTCAAAGTCAATCTAATAAAGGTGAGGAGACACAAACTGAGAAGGAAGTTCAGGATTATAAATACCCACAcgttgaaagaagaaaagagcttCCCACTCCAGTTGAGAAGGAGAAAGGGGTCAGCCTTTGGTCTATGATTAAAGACAATGTGGGAAAGGATCTCACTCGAGTATGCCTTCCTGTGTACTTTAATGAGCCAATATCATCTCTTCAGAAGTGTTGTGAGGATTTGGAGTACTCGTATCTTTTGGACCGTGCATATGAGTATGGGAAAATG GGAAACAGTCTCCAAAGGGTTCTAAATGTTGCTGCATTTGCGGTTTCTGGATATGCATCATCTGTAGGGCGGCACTGCAAGCCATTCAATCCCTTGTTAGGGGAAACTTATGAAGCTAACTATCCTGATAAAGGAATTCGCTTCTTCTCCGAAAAG GTTAGTCACCATCCAACACTCATTGCCTGCCATTGTGAAGGTAGAGGGTGGAAGTTCTGGGCTGACAGCAATATCCGCACTAAATTTTGGGGGCGATCAATTCAGCTTGACCCTGTTGGAGTTCTGAGCTTGCAGTTTGATGATGGTGAAATTTTCCAGTGGAGCAAG GTCACAACAAGCATATATAATCTAATTCTTGGTAAAGTGTATTGTGATCACCATGGTACAATGCATATACGTGGTAATTGTCAGCATTCATGCAAACTGAAGTTCAAAGAGCAATCGATTCTTGACCGAAATCCTCACCAG GTCCATGGATTTGTGGAAGATGTCATGGGGCAAAAGGTTGCTACGTTATTTGGGAAGTGGGATGAAAGCATGCATTATGTTAATGGTGATGGGAGTGGCAAGTTAAATCCTTCAGATGCTTCGTTGTTGTGGAAAAGTAGTAAACCTCCTGATGTCACACGATACAACTTAACGTCATTCGCAATGACACTGAATGAACTAACACCTGGACTGCAGGTAGACATGAT GAGAAGCTCCCACCCACTGATTCCAGGCTCAGGCCAGACCAACGGCATCTGGAGAATGGAGAGTACGAAAAGGCAAATGCAGAGAAACAGCGGCTGGAAAAAAGGCAAAGAATG TCGAGGAAACTACAAGAAAACGGGTGGAAACCCAGGTGGTTCGAGAGAGAAGGTGAAGGTGGACCTTTCCGCTATGTTGGTGGCTATTGGGAAACACGGAAGCAGGGAAAATGGGATGAATGCCCAGACATTTTTGGTGAATTTAACGAAGGCCTTGATGATCAAACAGAAGGGTCCTGATTAA